From a region of the Butyrivibrio sp. AE3004 genome:
- a CDS encoding GNAT family N-acetyltransferase: MKHCGTQTIETERLILRQFKSEDADAMFKNWANDEEVTKYLTWPPHGTVDVTKEILKQWVDSYKDEKYYQWAIVLKEIDEPIGSISAVGMKESINMIHIGYCIGKRWWNQGITSEALKAVIDFFFDKVEANRIESRHDVNNPHSGMVMKKCGMKYEGTLRSSDINNQGLNDSSWYAILRSDR; the protein is encoded by the coding sequence ATGAAGCATTGTGGGACACAGACAATCGAAACAGAAAGGCTTATACTGAGACAATTCAAGAGTGAAGACGCCGATGCCATGTTTAAGAACTGGGCAAATGATGAAGAAGTTACTAAGTATCTGACTTGGCCACCTCATGGAACGGTGGATGTTACAAAAGAGATTTTAAAACAGTGGGTGGATTCATATAAGGATGAAAAGTACTATCAGTGGGCCATTGTTCTAAAAGAAATAGATGAACCGATAGGCAGTATCTCTGCAGTTGGCATGAAAGAGAGTATAAACATGATCCATATCGGATACTGTATCGGAAAGCGCTGGTGGAATCAGGGGATTACATCTGAAGCATTAAAAGCAGTCATAGATTTCTTTTTTGACAAGGTGGAAGCAAATCGTATCGAATCAAGGCATGATGTTAATAATCCACACTCCGGTATGGTCATGAAAAAATGTGGAATGAAGTACGAAGGGACACTCCGTAGCTCAGATATTAACAACCAGGGACTTAATGATTCCAGTTGGTATGCAATTCTAAGATCAGATAGGTGA
- a CDS encoding alpha/beta hydrolase-fold protein gives MFKKLATILTTCAITVSAVACGSQAQQVDSIQTDSSESTQEESASSEEVKEEASDSAAETETTKDTGSAVELGLVSNTLAEDEEGLVETYTDLFDQLTYTDEETDLSITYNLYLPEGYDENSEYPMVVFIGDSTTAGTDAEYSLTQGLGGLVWATSEWQSVYPTIVAVPTYPETILDDHDGYSTTEYVELTKRFIDYMSDEYAVDTDRIYGTGQSMGCMTTLILASEYPDLYAACMFVDGQWCTELLSNLEGQTFVYFAAEDDTSAWTGAQDLMARYDADGVTYTYAQWDGTWSADELSSAASELLSGEATGAYFISWKTGTIDAGTGNSPMGGGDGSFGERGNGGQMSSSEEGGLSNPEAATDASSDVSEDKPAMEMTGEKPQGMMGGNGGGAGGGASYHMASFDYAYNCIAVMEWLFQQ, from the coding sequence ATGTTCAAGAAATTGGCAACTATTTTGACAACATGTGCGATAACCGTATCTGCAGTAGCTTGTGGAAGCCAGGCTCAGCAGGTAGACAGTATCCAGACCGATTCATCGGAAAGTACTCAGGAAGAAAGTGCTTCTTCTGAAGAGGTAAAAGAAGAAGCTTCAGATTCTGCTGCAGAAACTGAAACAACTAAAGATACCGGTTCTGCTGTAGAGTTGGGTCTTGTCAGTAACACACTTGCTGAAGATGAAGAGGGTCTTGTGGAGACATATACAGATCTTTTTGACCAGCTCACTTATACTGATGAGGAGACGGATCTTTCTATAACTTATAATCTGTACCTGCCTGAAGGATATGATGAAAATTCAGAATACCCCATGGTTGTGTTCATAGGTGATTCGACAACTGCAGGAACCGATGCTGAGTATTCGCTTACACAGGGGCTTGGCGGTCTTGTATGGGCAACATCAGAATGGCAGTCAGTATATCCGACCATAGTAGCTGTACCAACATATCCTGAAACAATTCTTGATGACCATGATGGATATAGTACAACAGAATATGTTGAGCTTACCAAGAGATTTATTGATTACATGTCAGATGAGTACGCAGTAGATACTGATAGAATCTATGGAACAGGTCAGTCCATGGGATGCATGACGACACTCATACTTGCATCGGAATACCCGGATTTATATGCTGCGTGTATGTTTGTTGATGGTCAGTGGTGTACGGAACTTCTTTCAAATCTGGAGGGGCAGACCTTCGTTTATTTTGCAGCTGAAGATGATACAAGTGCATGGACCGGAGCGCAGGACCTTATGGCTAGATATGACGCAGATGGCGTCACCTACACATATGCACAATGGGACGGAACATGGTCGGCAGATGAGCTTTCATCAGCTGCATCAGAATTACTCAGTGGAGAAGCTACAGGAGCATACTTCATATCCTGGAAAACAGGAACAATTGATGCAGGAACAGGCAATTCACCCATGGGCGGTGGAGATGGCAGCTTTGGCGAAAGAGGAAACGGCGGGCAGATGAGTTCTTCTGAAGAAGGAGGCCTTTCAAATCCCGAGGCTGCTACAGACGCTTCTTCAGATGTAAGTGAAGATAAGCCGGCAATGGAAATGACCGGCGAGAAGCCTCAAGGAATGATGGGCGGAAATGGTGGAGGCGCCGGAGGCGGAGCTTCATACCATATGGCTTCATTCGACTACGCCTATAACTGTATAGCAGTTATGGAATGGTTGTTCCAGCAGTAA
- a CDS encoding TetR/AcrR family transcriptional regulator yields the protein MNKNESKYFKSAEKMHTALLTLLDSKDFELISVKEICETAGVNRSTFYLHYDNVNDLLHETVEAVYKDFFGRFGAEGPGALDIDEKKEDELFLVTPKYLMPYLDFVEENRKLFYLMYEKNEMMGAEKTYETWFKTIFGPILTRFGVPQKEQPLIMVFYLKGIIGVVTEWVRGGCTESKDEIISVIQKCIIKP from the coding sequence ATGAACAAGAATGAGAGCAAGTATTTTAAGTCAGCGGAAAAAATGCATACAGCGTTACTGACACTTCTTGACAGTAAAGATTTTGAACTTATTTCTGTTAAGGAGATATGTGAAACCGCTGGCGTTAACAGATCCACCTTTTATCTTCACTATGATAATGTAAATGATCTTCTGCATGAAACGGTGGAAGCTGTATATAAAGATTTCTTTGGGCGCTTTGGTGCTGAGGGGCCTGGAGCACTTGATATTGATGAAAAAAAAGAGGATGAGCTATTTCTTGTAACACCCAAGTATCTGATGCCATATCTGGATTTTGTGGAAGAGAACCGCAAGCTCTTTTATCTGATGTATGAAAAGAACGAAATGATGGGCGCAGAAAAGACCTATGAAACCTGGTTTAAAACAATATTCGGCCCCATTCTTACAAGGTTTGGAGTTCCCCAAAAAGAACAGCCACTTATCATGGTCTTTTATCTTAAGGGCATTATCGGAGTTGTCACTGAGTGGGTACGAGGTGGATGCACCGAGTCAAAAGATGAGATCATAAGCGTCATACAGAAGTGTATCATCAAGCCATAA
- a CDS encoding NAD-dependent epimerase/dehydratase family protein — protein sequence MSKTNKMYLVTGAAGFLGSTVCRKLVERNEKVRAFVLEGDKSAKYLPEEVEIAYGDLCNKDDLERLFETPEDTEVIVLHIASIVTVNPDYSQKVMDVNVGGTENIIEMCRKHNVSKLVYCSSTGAIPEEEKGTIRECEESIPLDPERIKGCYSLSKAMATNVVLKAAKEGLNACVVHPSGILGPEDFAMGETTKTLVDIINGEMPAGIDGSFNLCDVRDLADGLIGAADKGKSGECYILGNEPVSFKDFTKLVSEESGCKQMKFFLPISVANLIAGVLEKKAKKTGEKPLMTTFSVYNLARNNRFDSSKASKDLGYTTRSYRETIRDEIRWLKETGKIA from the coding sequence ATGAGCAAAACAAATAAGATGTATCTGGTAACAGGAGCAGCAGGATTTCTTGGAAGCACAGTCTGCAGAAAGCTTGTTGAAAGAAATGAAAAAGTAAGGGCGTTTGTCCTTGAAGGCGACAAGTCAGCAAAATATCTTCCTGAGGAAGTTGAAATAGCATACGGCGATCTTTGTAACAAAGATGACCTGGAAAGATTATTTGAGACACCTGAAGATACGGAAGTAATTGTGCTTCATATAGCGAGCATCGTAACAGTAAATCCTGATTATAGTCAGAAGGTTATGGATGTAAATGTCGGAGGAACAGAAAACATCATAGAGATGTGCAGGAAGCACAATGTATCAAAGCTTGTCTACTGTTCATCGACAGGAGCAATACCTGAGGAAGAAAAAGGAACCATAAGAGAGTGCGAAGAATCTATTCCCCTTGATCCTGAGAGAATCAAAGGCTGCTACTCATTGTCAAAGGCTATGGCAACAAACGTGGTGCTCAAAGCTGCAAAGGAAGGCCTTAACGCCTGTGTGGTACACCCGTCAGGAATCCTTGGACCTGAGGATTTTGCAATGGGCGAGACCACCAAGACTTTAGTTGACATCATCAATGGCGAGATGCCTGCAGGAATCGATGGAAGCTTTAATCTGTGTGATGTAAGAGATTTGGCTGACGGACTCATTGGGGCAGCTGATAAGGGCAAAAGCGGAGAGTGCTACATCCTTGGAAATGAGCCTGTTAGTTTTAAGGATTTTACAAAGCTTGTTTCAGAGGAGAGCGGTTGCAAGCAGATGAAGTTCTTTTTACCAATATCAGTAGCAAACCTGATTGCCGGGGTACTTGAGAAAAAGGCTAAGAAGACTGGAGAAAAGCCTCTTATGACAACATTCTCCGTTTACAACCTTGCAAGAAACAACCGATTTGATTCAAGTAAAGCAAGTAAGGATCTGGGTTATACCACAAGGTCATATAGAGAGACCATACGTGACGAGATCAGATGGCTCAAAGAAACAGGAAAGATCGCATAA
- a CDS encoding dihydropteridine reductase, with product MNDLDKVYAESVAKDYMPKETNKVRQLKKLDERAKLPAFITAMTLGIIGTLIFGTGMCFGLSVFGTGEIFLVFGVLLGIVGAAICGINYPLYKKLLKKGKEKYAFEILELAKEITGEAQ from the coding sequence ATGAACGATTTAGATAAGGTTTATGCAGAAAGTGTTGCAAAGGATTACATGCCAAAGGAAACAAATAAGGTAAGGCAGCTAAAAAAGCTTGATGAAAGAGCAAAGCTTCCGGCATTTATAACAGCCATGACGCTTGGAATTATTGGGACTTTAATCTTTGGAACAGGGATGTGTTTTGGACTTAGCGTCTTTGGAACAGGAGAAATTTTCCTGGTCTTTGGGGTGCTTCTTGGAATAGTAGGTGCTGCAATCTGCGGCATCAACTATCCTTTATACAAGAAGCTCCTTAAAAAGGGTAAGGAAAAATATGCCTTTGAAATTCTGGAACTTGCCAAAGAGATAACAGGAGAAGCACAATGA
- a CDS encoding GNAT family N-acetyltransferase encodes MKGTALLEKILEVADKSGARMAVLGTQSYNFKAISFYKGGII; translated from the coding sequence CTGAAGGGGACGGCTCTTCTAGAAAAGATCCTGGAGGTGGCAGATAAAAGTGGAGCCAGGATGGCGGTGCTTGGGACACAGAGCTACAATTTCAAGGCTATTTCTTTTTACAAGGGAGGTATTATTTGA
- a CDS encoding LysR family transcriptional regulator, giving the protein MDAFVSQPTFSYQVKLLEDEVGFKIFERDGKGAALTPAGQQFVTYLSGIREDMKRAIEQGQNFSARYTDNITVSMMVRQAIYFLPEAIRIFEKEQPGVQVTPLFQYDNGVESFLKDESDVLFALIEQTKHIPGISVHKLFDSGIYLIADKNDPLAKKNLITDEDIYGRTLMVGGGSPNALRSVQQKLIASGKIEYFNSPDHDSTLVNVASGKGICLAPGFLNDHSGQFAWIPYDCKECFHCVLCTHKTDSRESLAAFIKTLQKLYNDAVAFPL; this is encoded by the coding sequence GTGGATGCCTTTGTAAGCCAGCCCACATTTTCCTATCAGGTAAAACTGTTGGAAGATGAGGTCGGCTTTAAGATATTTGAAAGGGACGGCAAGGGAGCCGCACTCACTCCTGCCGGTCAGCAGTTCGTAACGTATCTTTCCGGTATACGTGAGGATATGAAGAGAGCAATAGAACAGGGGCAGAATTTCAGTGCCAGGTATACTGACAACATAACAGTTTCCATGATGGTCAGACAGGCCATATATTTCCTGCCTGAGGCGATTCGCATATTTGAAAAGGAGCAACCCGGTGTTCAGGTCACTCCTCTGTTTCAATACGATAATGGTGTAGAGAGTTTTTTAAAGGATGAGTCCGATGTCCTCTTTGCGCTCATCGAACAGACTAAGCATATCCCGGGGATCAGCGTACACAAGCTCTTTGATTCCGGGATTTACCTTATTGCTGATAAAAACGATCCGCTGGCAAAAAAGAACCTCATCACAGATGAAGATATCTACGGACGCACACTCATGGTAGGAGGTGGCTCTCCGAACGCTTTACGTAGTGTCCAGCAGAAGCTCATCGCCTCCGGGAAGATCGAATATTTTAACAGTCCCGATCACGACTCTACTCTTGTAAATGTTGCATCCGGCAAAGGCATCTGCCTTGCTCCCGGATTCTTAAACGACCATAGCGGACAGTTTGCATGGATCCCTTATGACTGCAAGGAATGCTTTCACTGCGTTCTCTGCACTCACAAGACGGATAGCCGAGAGAGCCTTGCCGCATTTATCAAGACGCTTCAAAAGCTGTACAATGATGCAGTGGCCTTCCCACTTTAA
- a CDS encoding flavodoxin → MAKTLIAFFSRADENYFGGAMRYVKVGNTEIVAGIMKELIDADTFKIEMKDPYSPVYMTCIDEAKKDKQNNARPELTDYLGSIDEYDTIVLGYPNYWGTFPMAVATFLERYDFTGKTILPLCTNEGSGMGSSESDIKKSAKGATVKSGLAITGSKAADSGDVVKKWFAANGLI, encoded by the coding sequence ATGGCAAAAACACTGATAGCATTCTTTTCAAGAGCAGATGAGAACTATTTTGGCGGAGCAATGAGATACGTAAAGGTCGGGAACACCGAGATCGTAGCAGGGATCATGAAGGAGCTGATCGATGCGGATACATTTAAGATCGAGATGAAGGACCCTTATTCACCGGTTTACATGACCTGCATCGATGAAGCGAAGAAGGACAAGCAGAATAATGCAAGACCCGAGCTTACTGATTATTTAGGCAGCATCGATGAGTATGACACCATCGTTCTTGGTTACCCGAATTATTGGGGAACTTTCCCGATGGCAGTCGCAACTTTCCTGGAAAGATATGACTTCACCGGAAAGACGATCCTTCCCCTTTGTACCAATGAAGGAAGCGGAATGGGATCCAGTGAGAGTGATATTAAAAAGTCTGCCAAAGGAGCAACGGTAAAGAGCGGACTTGCGATCACTGGCTCTAAGGCAGCTGATTCCGGGGATGTAGTAAAGAAGTGGTTTGCGGCAAACGGTTTGATCTAA
- a CDS encoding acyltransferase, whose product MDSEKGYVFDLMEQGGPTDVRILTPFICDFGNRVKFGKGVFINHSAILSASGGIEFEDGSMAAPGLRVATINHDTNERHAIYTYGKVTIKKNAWIGMNVTICPGVTIGEYAVVAAGAVVTKDVPDYAVVGGVPAKVIRMQDPAEQRE is encoded by the coding sequence ATGGATAGCGAAAAGGGATATGTTTTTGATCTGATGGAACAGGGCGGACCTACTGATGTGAGGATCCTGACACCTTTTATCTGCGATTTCGGGAACAGGGTGAAATTTGGAAAGGGCGTTTTCATAAATCATTCAGCAATACTGTCTGCATCCGGCGGTATTGAATTCGAAGACGGATCCATGGCGGCCCCCGGGCTTCGGGTCGCAACCATCAATCATGATACGAATGAACGTCATGCGATCTATACCTACGGTAAAGTTACCATTAAGAAGAATGCCTGGATCGGGATGAATGTGACCATCTGCCCGGGCGTGACCATCGGTGAGTATGCTGTTGTAGCAGCAGGTGCTGTGGTTACCAAGGATGTACCGGATTACGCGGTAGTCGGAGGCGTACCTGCCAAGGTGATCAGGATGCAGGATCCGGCTGAGCAGAGGGAATGA
- a CDS encoding aldo/keto reductase, with protein sequence MEYVTLNNKLECPVVGIGTFMLSPADAKNSVREALKMGYRLIDTANAYVNERAVGRGMKDSGVKREEIFLSTKLWPSEYENPNAVDETLERLGVDYVDLLYIHQPAGNWLEGYRQLEKAYKEGKAKSIGISNFEGKYIEELETKWEIAPQFIQVEAHPYFTQKELRKNLDKCDIKLMSWYPLGHGDKSLINEPVFAELGKKYGKSPAQIILRWHTQMGFVVIPGSKTKDHIKDNLNILDFKLTDEEMAKIAELDKNERYYHRTEEQLKQFAGWKPDFEKG encoded by the coding sequence ATGGAATATGTAACACTTAATAACAAACTGGAATGTCCTGTAGTTGGAATCGGAACATTTATGCTTTCGCCTGCCGATGCGAAAAACAGTGTAAGAGAAGCGCTTAAGATGGGATATCGTCTCATTGATACTGCCAATGCATATGTAAACGAACGGGCAGTAGGAAGAGGTATGAAGGACAGCGGAGTAAAGAGGGAAGAAATCTTTCTCTCCACAAAGCTCTGGCCCAGTGAATATGAGAATCCGAATGCTGTGGATGAAACTTTGGAGCGCCTTGGGGTTGACTACGTAGACCTTCTTTATATCCATCAGCCAGCAGGCAACTGGCTTGAAGGATACAGACAGCTTGAGAAGGCTTATAAGGAAGGCAAGGCAAAGAGCATCGGTATCTCAAATTTTGAAGGAAAGTATATCGAGGAGCTTGAAACGAAGTGGGAGATCGCACCCCAGTTTATCCAGGTAGAGGCTCATCCATATTTTACCCAGAAGGAACTAAGAAAAAATCTCGATAAGTGTGACATCAAGCTTATGAGCTGGTATCCCTTGGGTCACGGGGATAAGAGCCTTATAAATGAACCGGTATTTGCCGAACTTGGAAAGAAGTACGGAAAGTCTCCGGCACAGATCATTCTTCGCTGGCATACACAGATGGGATTTGTGGTGATCCCCGGTAGTAAAACGAAAGATCATATCAAAGATAATCTCAACATTCTCGATTTTAAGCTGACGGACGAAGAGATGGCTAAGATTGCGGAGCTTGATAAGAATGAGAGATATTATCACAGGACAGAAGAGCAGCTTAAACAGTTCGCAGGCTGGAAACCTGATTTTGAAAAGGGTTGA
- a CDS encoding flavodoxin family protein: protein MKNVLILSASPRKQGNSDILCDEFKKGAIESGNSAEKIYLYDNNISFCRACYACFKTGKCVIQDDMSEILEKISKADVLVIATPTYFLTMNGMLKTVIDRFLPKWQDLGGHDVYLIITGHDGKKGLELVELELKTIFVHLGNTVKKTIWGEGVWQKGEVVSTKAMAEAYETGKNL, encoded by the coding sequence ATGAAAAATGTGTTGATATTGTCAGCAAGTCCGAGAAAGCAGGGAAATTCAGATATCTTATGCGATGAATTTAAGAAAGGTGCAATAGAAAGCGGAAACTCTGCGGAGAAGATTTATCTATATGATAATAACATTAGCTTCTGTCGTGCCTGTTATGCTTGCTTTAAAACAGGAAAATGTGTTATTCAGGATGATATGTCAGAGATACTTGAGAAAATCAGTAAAGCAGATGTACTTGTAATTGCAACTCCAACATATTTTTTAACTATGAATGGCATGCTTAAAACTGTCATAGACAGATTTCTTCCAAAGTGGCAGGACCTGGGAGGACACGATGTGTATCTTATTATTACCGGTCATGATGGAAAAAAAGGTTTGGAACTTGTAGAATTGGAGCTTAAGACGATTTTTGTCCATCTTGGAAATACTGTAAAGAAAACAATATGGGGAGAAGGCGTCTGGCAAAAAGGCGAAGTGGTGAGTACCAAGGCAATGGCTGAAGCATATGAAACCGGTAAAAATCTGTGA
- a CDS encoding putative quinol monooxygenase, with product MSITVNLRYKGTDGAAKRFAEEMTKSGTVEKIRNEAGNLKYEYYQSLDDPETILLIDSWEDQESIDVHHASPMMQTIMELREKYDLHMTVERYVSDNSMPDKDKDFIRK from the coding sequence ATGAGCATTACAGTTAATTTACGTTATAAAGGAACAGATGGTGCTGCAAAAAGATTTGCAGAGGAAATGACAAAAAGCGGAACGGTTGAAAAAATACGAAATGAGGCAGGAAATCTTAAGTATGAGTATTATCAGTCTTTGGATGACCCTGAGACAATTCTTCTGATAGATAGTTGGGAGGATCAGGAGTCTATTGATGTCCATCATGCTTCACCTATGATGCAGACTATCATGGAACTTCGCGAAAAATATGATCTTCATATGACTGTAGAAAGGTATGTCTCTGACAACAGTATGCCGGATAAGGATAAAGATTTCATAAGAAAATAA
- a CDS encoding DMT family transporter, producing MKWIYLFIAGALEITWAVTMKMSNGFSVLIPSIITGVGYIASAVFLSIALRQLPLGTAYAMWTGMGIVGTTLLGIFLFNEKLSVPQVICVILIVVGIAGLKLLAKD from the coding sequence ATGAAATGGATCTATCTGTTTATTGCAGGAGCTCTTGAAATAACATGGGCGGTAACAATGAAAATGTCTAACGGATTTTCTGTGCTTATCCCATCAATTATTACCGGTGTGGGATATATAGCCAGTGCTGTGTTTTTGTCGATCGCACTTAGGCAGCTTCCTTTGGGAACAGCTTATGCTATGTGGACAGGCATGGGAATCGTGGGTACTACGCTGCTTGGGATTTTTCTTTTTAATGAGAAATTGTCAGTTCCACAGGTTATATGTGTTATTTTAATTGTAGTTGGAATTGCAGGATTAAAATTATTAGCAAAGGATTGA
- a CDS encoding pyridoxamine 5'-phosphate oxidase family protein — protein MFRKMRRFKQQITDEQCIEVLKNSKRGVVSLIGEDGYPYGLPINQWYCEEDGKIYFHGAKEGHKIDAIKACDKVSFCTWDEGYRKDDDWALNINSVIVFGRIKLVEDEDTAIKICTNLTKKFTDDEEYLQKELKNALPRVQCLELIPEHMTGKLVNES, from the coding sequence ATGTTTAGAAAGATGAGAAGATTTAAGCAACAGATTACAGATGAACAGTGCATTGAGGTGCTGAAAAATTCAAAGAGAGGAGTAGTGTCCCTGATTGGCGAGGATGGTTATCCGTATGGCTTACCGATTAACCAGTGGTATTGTGAAGAGGATGGGAAAATCTATTTTCATGGGGCTAAGGAAGGTCACAAGATTGATGCAATTAAGGCTTGTGATAAAGTCAGCTTTTGCACCTGGGATGAAGGCTATCGGAAAGACGACGATTGGGCTTTAAATATTAACAGCGTAATTGTATTTGGCAGAATCAAGCTGGTTGAGGATGAGGATACTGCAATAAAAATCTGTACCAATCTCACAAAAAAGTTCACGGATGATGAAGAGTATTTACAAAAGGAATTGAAAAATGCTCTGCCGAGAGTACAGTGCCTTGAACTCATTCCTGAGCATATGACAGGGAAGCTGGTTAATGAATCATAA
- a CDS encoding DUF6462 family protein — protein sequence MAREAKATYKVDKLVLVNCDLFENECCQHYN from the coding sequence TTGGCAAGAGAAGCAAAGGCAACTTACAAAGTAGACAAGCTGGTACTTGTAAACTGTGACCTTTTTGAAAATGAGTGCTGTCAGCATTATAATTAA
- a CDS encoding integrase DNA-binding domain-containing protein: MAKARKDLRGRALKQGEIQRKDDRRYMYSYTDPLGRRKFIYANDLTELREKEQKLQRDQLDGLDLYAQGKAYYQ; encoded by the coding sequence ATGGCAAAAGCAAGGAAAGACTTAAGAGGTCGAGCCCTTAAACAGGGAGAGATCCAGAGAAAAGATGATCGGAGGTATATGTATTCCTACACTGATCCCCTAGGGAGAAGGAAGTTCATATACGCGAATGATCTGACAGAGCTCCGTGAAAAGGAGCAGAAGCTTCAAAGAGATCAGCTTGACGGGCTGGATTTATATGCCCAGGGCAAGGCCTACTATCAATGA
- a CDS encoding helix-turn-helix transcriptional regulator — MKIERMIGILSILLQKEMTTAPELAEHFEVSRRTINRDIETLCQAGIPIKTTQGVGGGISIMEGYRMDRTLLTSRDMQMILAGLRSLDSVSGSGYYGQLMEKLQAGSSEFISGRDSVLIDLSSWYKTSLAPKISTIQDAIENRHLLTFHYYSQAGEGKRAIEPYYVVFKWSNWYVYGWCQKRKDYRLFKLNRMDKVVETDKVFVCRAAPLPDLSTEKIFPGGIKVKALFSKDVKWRLVEEFGPNCYTETDDGRLMFTTDYTDIVNLITWIMTFGDKAELLEPVEVRQQISEMVQKMATIYKEDKL, encoded by the coding sequence ATGAAGATAGAAAGAATGATTGGCATACTATCAATTCTTTTGCAAAAAGAGATGACTACAGCTCCGGAGCTGGCTGAGCATTTCGAAGTGTCCAGAAGAACCATAAACAGAGATATTGAGACTCTTTGTCAGGCAGGAATACCAATCAAAACGACCCAGGGAGTTGGCGGCGGTATTAGCATCATGGAAGGTTACCGGATGGATAGGACTCTTTTGACATCAAGGGACATGCAGATGATCCTGGCGGGACTTCGAAGTCTTGATAGTGTCAGTGGAAGTGGATATTACGGGCAGCTTATGGAGAAGCTTCAGGCAGGATCCTCGGAGTTTATCAGCGGTAGGGATTCTGTCCTTATCGATCTGTCATCATGGTATAAGACATCACTGGCCCCAAAGATATCAACCATTCAAGATGCGATAGAAAACAGGCATCTTTTGACTTTTCACTATTATTCCCAGGCGGGAGAAGGAAAGCGCGCTATTGAGCCGTATTACGTGGTGTTTAAGTGGAGCAACTGGTATGTCTATGGATGGTGTCAAAAGCGCAAAGACTATCGTCTATTCAAATTAAACCGCATGGATAAAGTGGTTGAAACAGATAAAGTCTTTGTATGTAGAGCAGCACCATTACCTGATCTGTCCACGGAAAAGATATTTCCCGGAGGAATCAAGGTTAAAGCCCTTTTTTCCAAGGATGTGAAGTGGCGCCTGGTGGAAGAATTCGGACCAAATTGCTATACAGAAACAGACGACGGAAGGCTTATGTTTACTACTGATTACACGGACATAGTAAATTTGATCACATGGATAATGACTTTCGGAGATAAGGCAGAATTGCTTGAACCCGTAGAAGTCAGGCAGCAGATTTCAGAAATGGTACAAAAAATGGCAACGATATATAAGGAGGACAAATTGTAA
- a CDS encoding GyrI-like domain-containing protein, with amino-acid sequence MKDGTLFLLYGRNDFEKMTRRRYEYISEATAKKKTDYSKVEFFSYDEGICVQCMHIGSYDDEPATVELMHKFAEEQGYVLDITENRLHHEIYLSDARKVVPEKLKTVIRHPIRKES; translated from the coding sequence GTGAAGGATGGAACGCTTTTTCTGTTATACGGCAGGAACGACTTTGAGAAAATGACAAGACGCAGGTATGAGTACATTTCAGAAGCTACGGCTAAAAAGAAAACGGATTATTCAAAGGTGGAGTTTTTTTCATATGATGAAGGAATCTGCGTTCAGTGCATGCATATAGGATCCTATGATGACGAGCCTGCAACAGTGGAATTGATGCATAAGTTTGCGGAAGAGCAGGGATATGTTTTAGATATCACAGAAAATAGATTGCACCATGAGATTTACCTTAGCGATGCAAGGAAAGTGGTGCCAGAGAAGCTTAAGACGGTTATCAGACATCCTATTAGAAAGGAGAGTTGA